The following proteins are co-located in the Silene latifolia isolate original U9 population chromosome 1, ASM4854445v1, whole genome shotgun sequence genome:
- the LOC141588004 gene encoding uncharacterized protein LOC141588004, giving the protein MVLSSWEKEQWPFVHIGTSAWTTPKTSTGQTPYSLVYGCEAVILAEIHVPTTRSSLNTIEENKPLLQDSLTLTEELRDAAKIRIASYQQTVARSHHKNVNIRVFKEGDLVLRKVFPNTKDKNAGKLAPTWEGPYLIDSIVGQRAYRLQILDGEMIPRSWNISHLKLFQV; this is encoded by the exons ATGGTACTCAGTTCGTGGGAAAAAGAGCAATGGCCTTTTGTGCACATTGGAACATCAGCTtg gaCCACACCCAAGACATCTACAGGCCAAACCccttactccttggtctatggttGTGAAGCAGTGATCCTAGCAGAAATCCATGTACCAACCACTAGAAGTAGCCTGAATACTATAGAGGAAAACAAGCCACTACTACAAGACAGCCTGACCTTGACTGAAGAACTGAGAGATGCAGCCAAGATCAGGATAGCATCCTACCAgcaaacagtagccagaagcCACCACAAAAATGTTAACATCAgggtattcaaagaaggagacttggtcctacGAAAAGTTTTCCCTAACACCAAGGACAAAAATGCTGGCAAGCTAGCTCCTACATGGGAAGGACCttacctgattgattcaatagtaggacagaGAGCCTATAGGCTACAAATcctggacggagaaatgatccccagatcttggaacatttcccacctaAAGCTATTCCAAGTTTAA